In Novosphingobium sp. G106, the sequence GGTGGCAATCGAGCAAGCCGCCCCGCTTGGCTGGGACCGCTATGTCGGCGCTCATGGGGCGACCGTGACGATGGATGGGTTTGGCGCATCGGCGCCGTTTGCCGATTTGCGGAGAAAATTCGGGTTCACGGTTGACCATGTCGTCAATGTGGCGCGCGAAGTGCTGGAGGAGAAGTCATGACTGGCCGAGTAAAAGAGCTCGAAACCCTGGGGCAATCCGTGTGGTTGGATTTTCTTGACCGGAGCTTTCTCGTCCGGGGCGAATTGACGAAACTCATTTCACAGGACGGCGTCGCCGGGGTGACCTCCAACCCGTCCATCTTCGAAAAGGCGATGGGCCACGGTGATGCCTACGATCATGACATCGCCTCGCTGCTACAGCGCGGTGAACCTGACGTCGGTGCGATTTACGAACATCTCGCGGTCACCGATATCCGCGCTGCCGCCGATGCGCTTCGCCCGGTCTATGACCGAGTGAACGGAGCGGATGGCTTTGTCAGTATTGAGGTGTCTCCCGATTTTGCCAACTCGACGGACGACAGCATCGCCGAGGCGCGCCGCTTGTGGACGGAGATCGACCGCCCCAACCTGATGATCAAGATCCCCGGCACAAAGGCAGGTGTGGCTGCCGTTCGGCTGCTTACCGACGCGGGGCTCAACATCAACATCACACTGCTGTTCGCCATCGACATGTATAAGGCCGTGGCGGACGCTTTTCTCACCGGCTTGGAAGCGAGGGTCGACAGGGGCGCGGATGTGTCCCGTGTCGCGTCCGTCGCCAGCTTTTTCGTCAGCCGTATCGATTCCCGCATCGATGCGGCAATCGACGCGCGCGTGAAGGCAGGAGATGCAGAAACCGCAGCGCTGAAGGCGCTACGTAGTAAGGTGGCGATCGCCAATGCCAAGCTCGCCTATCAACATTATCTCCAATTGACCGCGAGCGACCGCTGGCTGAAGCTGGCAGCCAAGGGAGCGCGGCCGCAACGGTTGCTGTGGGCCTCCACCAGCACGAAGGACGCCAGTCTACCGGACGTCCTCTATGTCGATGCACTTATCGGCCCGAATACCATCAACACCATCCCGCCCAAGACGATGGACGCCTTCCGAGACCACGGTACGCTTGCCGCGACACTGGTCGAAGACGTCGACGGTGCTCGCCGCGTGTTGGAGAGTGCCGATCGACTTGGCCTCGATCTTGCGCGCATCACTTCGAAGCTGGTGGTCGACGGAATCAGGCAGTTCTCCGAGGCCAATGACGCCCTACTTCGCGCGATCGCGGAAAAGCGGATGGCGCTGCTGGGGTGATATGATCAACGGACGTTGACGACATGCGCATCGGAATGATCGGATTGGGTGGGATGGGGGGCAACCTCGCACGGCGGCTCATGCGGGGCGGCCACCAGGTCGTGGTATGGGTTCACGGCTCGGAAGCGACAGAAGCGGTTGCTCCCGATGGCGCCATCGCGGTCGCTTCGATCGAGGACATGGCCGGCCAATTGAGGGAGCACCGAACCTTTTGGGTGATGCTGCCGGCCTGCGAGCCGACCGAGCAGACGGTGACAATGCTCGGCGTGACTGCCGCGGCCGGCGATATCATCATCGATGGTGGCAACACCTTCTACAAGGATGACATACGCCGCTCCAAAATGCTGGCGACACGAGGCATCGACTACGTCGACGTCGGCACCTCGGGCGGTGTCAGGGGTCTTGAGCGCGGCTATTGCATGATGATTGGCGGACACTTGGAGACGGTGCGCAGGTTGAACCCGATCTTCGAAACGCTGGCGCTCGGCTTTGGGGACATCGCCCGCACTGTAGGTCGTGACAGGCCCGATGATCGGGCGGAACGCGGCTATGTGCATGTCGGACCGGCCGGCGCAGGGCATTTCGTTAAGATGTTCCACAACGGCATCGAGTACGGCTTGATGCAGGCCTATGCCGAAGGATTCGACATTCTGAAGGGCAGGTCGTCCGACAAGCTGGCCGACGTATGGCGACGCGGCAGTGTGATTTCATCCTGGCTGTT encodes:
- the gnd gene encoding phosphogluconate dehydrogenase (NAD(+)-dependent, decarboxylating), with translation MRIGMIGLGGMGGNLARRLMRGGHQVVVWVHGSEATEAVAPDGAIAVASIEDMAGQLREHRTFWVMLPACEPTEQTVTMLGVTAAAGDIIIDGGNTFYKDDIRRSKMLATRGIDYVDVGTSGGVRGLERGYCMMIGGHLETVRRLNPIFETLALGFGDIARTVGRDRPDDRAERGYVHVGPAGAGHFVKMFHNGIEYGLMQAYAEGFDILKGRSSDKLADVWRRGSVISSWLLDLSAAALARDHTLEHYSGHVADSGEGRWTADAAMEEAVPACVLSAALSARYRSRVETTFGDKLLSAMRFGFGGHVEIPQ
- the tal gene encoding transaldolase, whose amino-acid sequence is MTGRVKELETLGQSVWLDFLDRSFLVRGELTKLISQDGVAGVTSNPSIFEKAMGHGDAYDHDIASLLQRGEPDVGAIYEHLAVTDIRAAADALRPVYDRVNGADGFVSIEVSPDFANSTDDSIAEARRLWTEIDRPNLMIKIPGTKAGVAAVRLLTDAGLNINITLLFAIDMYKAVADAFLTGLEARVDRGADVSRVASVASFFVSRIDSRIDAAIDARVKAGDAETAALKALRSKVAIANAKLAYQHYLQLTASDRWLKLAAKGARPQRLLWASTSTKDASLPDVLYVDALIGPNTINTIPPKTMDAFRDHGTLAATLVEDVDGARRVLESADRLGLDLARITSKLVVDGIRQFSEANDALLRAIAEKRMALLG